From one Paeniglutamicibacter psychrophenolicus genomic stretch:
- a CDS encoding IclR family transcriptional regulator, which translates to MVAQTTETPAAEPRGASVIVNVIDVLRCFTVEHPVLGVTEIAAQVGLHKSSISRILATLEQERIVARDEATRKYSLGLGLIAVAGPLLANLNVRRVSFPFLNELALGTGETAVLTIWDGLESVSVEQIPSLHQVKHTSAMGSRYNTALSASVQVFLAHEEAGRAAALLESGAVVLPQNTARARADYLTRLEAVRRRGYAANHGETSPDEVGVAAPIFDHRGAVVASAMIAAPYYRVSEEQLHQLGAACMRAARQISIRLGAQVT; encoded by the coding sequence ATGGTTGCCCAAACGACAGAAACCCCCGCCGCGGAACCACGCGGCGCCTCGGTCATCGTCAACGTCATCGACGTGCTGCGCTGCTTCACCGTGGAGCACCCGGTGCTGGGCGTCACCGAGATCGCGGCGCAGGTGGGACTGCACAAGTCCAGCATCTCGCGCATCCTGGCCACCCTGGAGCAGGAACGCATCGTGGCCCGCGACGAGGCCACCCGCAAGTACTCCCTGGGCCTGGGGCTCATCGCCGTGGCCGGGCCGCTGCTGGCCAACCTGAACGTGCGCAGGGTGTCCTTCCCGTTCCTGAACGAGTTGGCGCTGGGCACCGGTGAGACCGCGGTGCTGACCATCTGGGACGGGCTCGAATCCGTCTCGGTCGAACAGATCCCCAGCCTCCACCAGGTCAAGCACACCTCGGCCATGGGCAGCCGCTACAACACCGCGCTCAGCGCCTCGGTGCAGGTCTTCCTGGCCCATGAGGAAGCGGGGCGCGCAGCGGCGCTGCTGGAATCCGGGGCCGTGGTGCTGCCCCAGAACACCGCCCGCGCCCGCGCCGACTACCTCACGCGCCTCGAGGCCGTGCGCCGCCGCGGCTATGCGGCCAACCACGGGGAGACCTCGCCCGACGAGGTGGGGGTGGCCGCCCCGATCTTCGACCACCGCGGCGCGGTGGTCGCCAGCGCCATGATCGCCGCCCCGTACTACCGGGTCTCCGAGGAACAACTCCACCAGCTCGGTGCCGCCTGCATGCGGGCCGCGCGTCAAATCAGCATTCGCCTGGGAGCCCAGGTGACCTAG
- a CDS encoding nucleoside deaminase produces the protein MNLVEHDRAGYATALEQARLGAGEGGVPIGSSLFENGVMLGAGRNRRVQNGDPTAHGEIDALRNAGRRASYAGTTLYSTLAPCAMCAGSIILFGIRRVVVGEEKNFPGELELLRSRGVEVVVIDDPKATALMEDFTTRNPGLWNEDIGVDEAQPDPAQ, from the coding sequence ATGAACCTGGTTGAACACGACCGCGCCGGATACGCCACCGCCCTTGAACAAGCCCGTCTGGGTGCAGGGGAAGGCGGGGTGCCCATTGGCTCGAGCCTCTTCGAGAACGGCGTGATGCTGGGGGCCGGGCGCAACCGCCGCGTGCAAAACGGGGATCCGACGGCGCACGGGGAAATCGACGCGCTGCGCAATGCCGGGCGCCGAGCCTCCTATGCCGGGACCACCCTGTACTCCACGCTGGCGCCCTGCGCCATGTGCGCCGGATCGATCATCCTCTTCGGCATCCGGCGCGTGGTGGTCGGGGAGGAGAAGAACTTCCCCGGGGAACTCGAGCTGCTGCGGTCCCGCGGCGTGGAGGTCGTGGTCATCGACGATCCGAAGGCCACCGCACTGATGGAAGACTTCACCACCCGGAACCCGGGACTTTGGAACGAAGACATCGGCGTCGACGAGGCGCAGCCCGACCCGGCGCAGTAG
- a CDS encoding aminopeptidase P family protein — protein MTDTPANATNVSELERLKTLHNGTKQQLTFSDAEFERRLSGLRKIMAAKELDAVILTSYHGIKYYSDFLYTTFGRNYALVVTADSSTTITANIDAGMPWRTSYGDNIVYTDWKRDNFYFGLQEALKRNGVKAARIGVEDDALPLMTRQAIAATFDGATLVDVSQDAMRQRMIKSAEEIEVIKHGARIGDLGGEAIKAAIREGITEYEVALIGTEAMVHEIAKTFPHREVRDTWVWFQSGINTDGAHNWATTRKLQRGDILSLNCFPMTSGYYTALERTLFLGEPDARSLQVWNANVEVHKRGLELIKPGAVCKDIAAELNEIFIGHGLLPNRTFGYGHSFGVLSHYYGREAGLELREDIDTVLEPGMVVSMEPMVTIADGEPGAGGYREHDILVIGEDGGVENITKFGFGPENNIIDA, from the coding sequence ATGACCGATACCCCGGCCAATGCAACCAACGTTTCCGAGCTTGAGCGCCTCAAGACCCTGCACAACGGCACCAAGCAGCAGCTGACCTTCTCCGACGCCGAATTCGAGCGCCGCCTTTCCGGCCTGCGCAAGATCATGGCCGCCAAGGAACTGGACGCGGTCATCCTGACCAGCTACCACGGCATCAAGTACTACTCGGACTTCCTCTACACCACCTTCGGGCGCAACTACGCGCTGGTGGTCACCGCCGACAGCTCGACGACCATCACCGCGAACATCGACGCCGGCATGCCGTGGCGCACCAGCTACGGCGACAACATCGTCTACACCGACTGGAAGCGCGACAACTTCTACTTCGGCCTGCAGGAGGCCCTGAAGCGCAACGGCGTGAAGGCAGCGCGCATCGGCGTCGAGGACGACGCCCTGCCGCTGATGACCCGCCAGGCCATCGCCGCCACCTTCGACGGTGCCACCCTGGTGGATGTCTCGCAGGATGCCATGCGCCAGCGCATGATCAAGTCCGCGGAGGAAATCGAGGTCATCAAGCACGGCGCCCGCATCGGGGACCTCGGCGGCGAGGCCATCAAGGCAGCGATCCGCGAGGGCATCACCGAGTACGAGGTCGCCCTGATCGGCACCGAGGCCATGGTGCACGAGATCGCCAAGACCTTCCCGCACCGCGAGGTCCGCGACACCTGGGTCTGGTTCCAGTCCGGCATCAACACCGACGGCGCCCACAACTGGGCCACCACCCGCAAGCTTCAGCGCGGGGACATCCTGTCGCTGAACTGCTTCCCGATGACTTCCGGCTACTACACCGCCCTGGAGCGCACCTTGTTCCTCGGCGAGCCGGACGCCCGCTCGCTGCAGGTGTGGAACGCGAACGTCGAGGTGCACAAGCGCGGCCTGGAACTGATCAAGCCCGGAGCGGTCTGCAAGGACATCGCCGCGGAGCTCAACGAGATCTTCATCGGCCACGGACTGCTGCCCAACCGCACCTTCGGCTACGGCCACTCCTTCGGAGTCCTCTCGCACTACTACGGCCGCGAGGCGGGCCTGGAGCTGCGCGAGGACATCGACACGGTCCTCGAGCCGGGCATGGTCGTCTCGATGGAGCCGATGGTCACCATCGCCGACGGCGAGCCGGGTGCCGGTGGCTACCGCGAGCACGACATCCTGGTCATCGGCGAGGACGGCGGCGTGGAGAACATCACCAAGTTCGGCTTCGGCCCGGAGAACAACATCATCGATGCCTAG
- a CDS encoding MFS transporter: MNQSNNTPAGEFPEKHAGATSHAARRGVDLGPTLSGQERPHPGGVGKKTRQKVIAASFIGNFVEWFDYAVYGYLAVTITAVFFPDSDPATGLMLTFALFAVSFFVRPLGGFVWGHLGDKIGRRTALSWSILIMSMATFCIALIPSYDTIGVWAPILLLIIRVVQGFSASGEYAGASAFLVEYAPANRRGLYAAVVPASTATGLLLGSLLAALLTGLLDTEQMQSWGWRLPFLLAAPMGLIGRYIRTKLEDSPVFKELANEDNVIKAPVKTLFTNHWRQLIQAVGAVLLNAVGFYVILSYMPTYLSQELGLDETASYVATTVALTTYIGFIFLTGMLSDHFGRKKVLLSASISFVVLTVPAFMLLDTGNFLVIVLVQILLGGMLTLNDGTLPSYLAEMFPTRVRYTGFAVSFNLSNALFGGTAPFVATVLIATSGSVLAPAWYLMAAAVISLVAVALSAETSKKALA; this comes from the coding sequence ATGAATCAGAGCAACAACACTCCAGCCGGCGAATTTCCCGAAAAGCATGCCGGTGCGACCTCGCACGCAGCAAGAAGGGGCGTGGACCTGGGCCCCACGCTCAGCGGCCAGGAACGTCCCCACCCCGGCGGGGTCGGCAAGAAGACCCGTCAAAAGGTCATCGCCGCAAGCTTCATCGGCAACTTCGTCGAGTGGTTCGACTATGCGGTCTACGGCTACCTGGCGGTCACCATCACCGCGGTCTTCTTCCCCGACTCCGACCCGGCCACCGGCTTGATGCTCACCTTCGCTCTTTTCGCAGTCTCTTTCTTTGTCCGTCCGTTGGGTGGATTCGTCTGGGGGCACCTGGGCGACAAGATCGGTCGTCGAACAGCGTTGTCTTGGTCGATCCTGATCATGTCGATGGCCACGTTCTGCATCGCCTTGATCCCTTCCTACGACACCATCGGCGTCTGGGCGCCGATCCTCTTGCTGATCATCCGCGTGGTCCAAGGATTTTCGGCTTCCGGGGAATATGCGGGGGCTTCGGCCTTCCTGGTCGAATACGCCCCGGCAAACCGCCGCGGCCTCTACGCGGCAGTGGTTCCGGCCAGCACCGCCACCGGCCTGTTGCTGGGCTCACTGCTCGCGGCGCTCTTGACCGGATTGTTGGATACCGAGCAAATGCAGTCGTGGGGCTGGCGACTGCCGTTCCTGCTGGCAGCACCCATGGGCTTGATCGGCCGCTATATCCGGACCAAGCTTGAGGATTCCCCGGTTTTCAAGGAACTTGCCAATGAAGACAATGTCATCAAGGCACCCGTCAAGACGCTGTTCACGAACCACTGGCGCCAGCTCATCCAGGCGGTCGGCGCGGTGTTGCTGAACGCGGTGGGCTTCTACGTCATCCTCAGCTACATGCCCACCTACCTGTCCCAGGAACTGGGCTTGGACGAAACCGCATCCTACGTGGCGACGACCGTGGCCCTGACGACCTACATCGGCTTCATTTTCCTCACCGGCATGCTCTCGGACCACTTCGGACGCAAAAAGGTCCTCTTGAGCGCCTCGATCTCCTTCGTGGTGCTCACGGTTCCTGCTTTCATGCTCTTGGACACCGGCAATTTCCTGGTCATCGTGCTCGTGCAGATCCTGCTTGGAGGCATGCTCACCCTCAACGACGGCACCCTGCCGAGCTACCTGGCCGAGATGTTCCCCACCCGGGTCCGCTACACCGGGTTCGCCGTGTCCTTCAACCTCTCCAACGCCCTGTTCGGCGGCACCGCCCCGTTCGTGGCCACCGTGCTGATCGCCACCTCTGGCAGCGTCCTGGCTCCTGCCTGGTACTTGATGGCCGCCGCAGTGATCTCGCTGGTCGCCGTGGCGCTCTCGGCGGAAACCAGCAAGAAGGCCCTGGCCTGA
- a CDS encoding aminopeptidase P family protein gives MSNATAAVTQISELERLKTLHNGTKQQLTFSDAEFERRLSGLRKIMAAKELDAVILTSYHGIKYYSDFLYTTFGRNYALVVTADSSTTITANIDAGMPWRTSYGDNIVYTDWKRDNFYFGLQEALKRNGVKAARIGVEDDALPLMTRQAIAATFDGATLVDVSQDAMRQRMIKSAEEIEVIKHGARIGDLGGEAIKAAIREGITEYEVALIGTEAMVHEIAKTFPHREVRDTWVWFQSGINTDGAHNWATTRKLQRGDILSLNCFPMTSGYYTALERTLFLGEPDARSLQVWNANVEVHKRGLELIKPGAVCKDIAAELNEIFIGHGLLPNRTFGYGHSFGVLSHYYGREAGLELREDIDTVLEPGMVVSMEPMVTIADGEPGAGGYREHDILVIGEDGGVENITKFGFGPENNIIDA, from the coding sequence ATGTCGAACGCAACCGCAGCCGTCACCCAGATTTCCGAGCTTGAGCGCCTCAAGACCCTGCACAACGGCACCAAGCAGCAGCTGACCTTCTCCGACGCCGAATTCGAGCGCCGCCTTTCCGGCCTGCGCAAGATCATGGCCGCCAAGGAACTGGACGCGGTCATCCTGACCAGCTACCACGGCATCAAGTACTACTCGGACTTCCTCTACACCACCTTCGGGCGCAACTACGCGCTGGTGGTCACCGCCGACAGCTCGACGACCATCACCGCGAACATCGACGCCGGCATGCCGTGGCGCACCAGCTACGGCGACAACATCGTCTACACCGACTGGAAGCGCGACAACTTCTACTTCGGCCTGCAGGAGGCCCTGAAGCGCAACGGCGTGAAGGCAGCGCGCATCGGCGTCGAGGACGACGCCCTGCCGCTGATGACCCGCCAGGCCATCGCCGCCACCTTCGACGGTGCCACCCTGGTGGATGTCTCGCAGGATGCCATGCGCCAGCGCATGATCAAGTCCGCGGAGGAAATCGAGGTCATCAAGCACGGCGCCCGCATCGGGGACCTCGGCGGCGAGGCCATCAAGGCAGCGATCCGCGAGGGCATCACCGAGTACGAGGTCGCCCTGATCGGCACCGAGGCCATGGTGCACGAGATCGCCAAGACCTTCCCGCACCGCGAGGTCCGCGACACCTGGGTCTGGTTCCAGTCCGGCATCAACACCGACGGCGCCCACAACTGGGCCACCACCCGCAAGCTTCAGCGCGGGGACATCCTGTCGCTGAACTGCTTCCCGATGACTTCCGGCTACTACACCGCCCTGGAGCGCACCTTGTTCCTCGGCGAGCCGGACGCCCGCTCGCTGCAGGTGTGGAACGCGAACGTCGAGGTGCACAAGCGCGGCCTGGAACTGATCAAGCCCGGAGCGGTCTGCAAGGACATCGCCGCGGAGCTCAACGAGATCTTCATCGGCCACGGACTGCTGCCCAACCGCACCTTCGGCTACGGCCACTCCTTCGGAGTCCTCTCGCACTACTACGGCCGCGAGGCGGGCCTGGAGCTGCGCGAGGACATCGACACGGTCCTCGAGCCGGGCATGGTCGTCTCGATGGAGCCGATGGTCACCATCGCCGACGGCGAGCCGGGTGCCGGTGGCTACCGCGAGCACGACATCCTGGTCATCGGCGAGGACGGCGGCGTGGAGAACATCACCAAGTTCGGCTTCGGCCCGGAGAACAACATCATCGATGCCTAG
- a CDS encoding MFS transporter: protein MIQRNNSAAGHGSAARSATSTLTIGSGPEAGGQGPVGIDSKTRNKVVAASFIGNFVEWFDYAVYGYLAVTITAVFFPDSDPTTGLMLTFALFAVSFFVRPLGGFVWGHLGDKIGRREALSWSILIMSAATFCMAFIPSYNTIGIWAPILLLIIRVVQGFSASGEYAGATAFLVEYAPANRRGLYAAVVPASTATGLLLGSLMAAVLTGVLDAGQMESWGWRLPFLLAAPMGLIGRYIRTRLEESPVFTELAKQDTAEATPVSSLFKNHWRQLIQAVGAVLLNAVGFYVILSYMPTYLSNELGLAETASYAATTVALATYIGFIFVTGMLSDKYGRKKVLMTASILFVLLTVPSFMLLDTGNFLVIVLVQILLGGMLSLNDGTLPSYLAEMFPTRVRYSGFAVSFNLSNALFGGTAPFVATLLIATSGSLLAPGWYLMAAAVISLIAVALSAETSKKPLA, encoded by the coding sequence ATGATTCAACGCAACAACTCCGCGGCCGGCCACGGCTCCGCCGCGCGTTCTGCCACGAGTACGCTCACCATCGGCTCCGGACCCGAAGCCGGCGGCCAGGGCCCCGTCGGCATCGACAGCAAGACGCGCAACAAGGTCGTTGCCGCAAGCTTCATCGGCAATTTCGTGGAATGGTTCGACTACGCCGTCTACGGTTACCTGGCGGTCACCATCACGGCGGTCTTCTTCCCCGATTCCGACCCGACAACCGGCTTGATGCTGACCTTCGCGCTCTTCGCGGTGTCGTTCTTCGTCCGCCCGCTGGGCGGATTCGTCTGGGGACACCTCGGGGACAAGATCGGCCGGCGCGAAGCGCTTTCCTGGTCGATCCTGATCATGTCGGCCGCAACCTTCTGCATGGCCTTCATCCCGTCCTACAACACCATCGGCATCTGGGCCCCGATCCTGCTGCTGATCATCCGCGTCGTGCAGGGCTTCTCCGCCTCCGGCGAATATGCCGGCGCCACGGCCTTCCTGGTCGAATACGCCCCGGCCAACCGGCGCGGCCTCTATGCCGCCGTCGTCCCGGCCAGCACCGCCACGGGCCTGTTGCTGGGCTCGCTTATGGCGGCGGTGCTTACCGGCGTGCTGGATGCAGGGCAGATGGAATCCTGGGGCTGGCGCCTGCCGTTCCTGCTGGCAGCGCCCATGGGCCTGATCGGCCGCTACATCCGCACCAGGCTCGAGGAATCCCCGGTCTTCACCGAGCTGGCGAAGCAGGACACTGCCGAGGCGACCCCGGTCAGCTCGCTGTTCAAGAACCACTGGCGCCAGCTCATCCAGGCCGTCGGCGCGGTGCTGCTCAACGCGGTGGGCTTCTACGTCATCCTCAGCTACATGCCGACCTACCTGTCAAACGAGCTCGGCCTGGCGGAGACAGCCTCCTACGCTGCGACCACCGTGGCACTGGCCACCTACATCGGCTTCATCTTCGTCACCGGCATGCTCTCGGACAAGTATGGCCGCAAGAAGGTGTTGATGACGGCGTCGATCCTCTTCGTGCTGCTCACCGTCCCGTCCTTCATGCTCCTGGACACGGGCAATTTCCTGGTCATCGTGCTCGTACAGATCCTGCTCGGAGGCATGCTGAGCCTCAACGACGGAACCCTGCCGAGCTACCTGGCCGAGATGTTCCCGACCCGGGTCCGCTACTCCGGATTCGCCGTGTCCTTCAACCTCTCCAACGCCCTGTTCGGCGGCACCGCCCCGTTCGTGGCCACGCTGCTGATCGCCACCTCCGGATCCCTGCTGGCTCCCGGCTGGTACCTCATGGCGGCCGCAGTGATCTCCCTGATCGCCGTGGCGCTTTCGGCAGAAACCAGCAAGAAGCCATTGGCATAG
- a CDS encoding BCCT family transporter: MSVDESPHTKSPGNKGEPSLVEVPRFMGRDIPPLDRLVIKVLPPVLIATVILLVILNPVGAAKVISNMRTFVTGKFTWLFIMYSIIAVAVCVWLAVSRVGKVRLGGPKSKPEHSKFAWYSMLFACGQGIGLIFWSVAEPIMLREENPVIPVGDAGASEGGIVWSYFHWGLTAWAMYCVVAVCLAYSHHNLGKTLTFREATVDILPRWAQRGAGVVVELLAIIATVLGLATSFGFAAMQFSSGVTSFTGLASSPLTWLIVILALGTLTAVSAFFGINKGMRRISETNSILSIVLVVAVFVFGPTLFIISSLSQTFGSFITNFIPMSFWTDSSITAEPLESWQDSWNGWWTVFIWCWVIAFSPFVAGFIARISRGRTIREFVIGVTVIPSLIVMIWIGVIGSSAIYYDDKTDRGVSAAVAEETSSGLFVMLESIPIIGGLLLVVATILVATYYVTSLDSGTYALAEFVSAPKKSGPGFRVVLVASIAAVAVVLLTLGGTAVIDTVQTGTIIGAFPFSFVILLMIANLIRRLIKRDKGIRRLEKEVNDPSPTKRVEYLPSGEAVLVSHEHAPAEQAPGSGGK, translated from the coding sequence GTGTCCGTTGACGAATCCCCGCACACCAAGTCCCCGGGCAACAAGGGCGAACCTTCGCTCGTGGAGGTCCCGAGGTTCATGGGCAGGGACATCCCGCCCCTTGACCGGCTGGTCATCAAGGTCCTCCCGCCGGTGCTGATCGCCACGGTGATCCTGCTGGTGATCCTCAACCCCGTCGGTGCAGCCAAGGTCATCTCGAACATGCGCACCTTCGTCACCGGCAAGTTCACCTGGCTGTTCATCATGTATTCCATCATCGCCGTCGCGGTGTGCGTGTGGCTCGCCGTCAGCCGCGTCGGCAAGGTGAGGCTGGGCGGGCCGAAGTCCAAGCCTGAACACAGCAAGTTCGCCTGGTACTCCATGCTCTTCGCTTGCGGGCAAGGCATCGGACTGATCTTCTGGTCCGTGGCCGAGCCCATCATGCTCCGCGAGGAAAACCCCGTCATCCCGGTCGGCGACGCGGGAGCCTCCGAGGGAGGCATCGTCTGGTCATACTTCCACTGGGGCCTGACGGCCTGGGCCATGTACTGCGTCGTCGCGGTCTGCCTGGCTTATTCACACCACAACCTCGGCAAAACCCTGACCTTCCGCGAAGCCACCGTCGACATCCTGCCCCGCTGGGCGCAGCGCGGGGCAGGCGTCGTGGTGGAACTACTGGCCATCATCGCCACCGTCCTGGGGCTGGCAACATCCTTTGGGTTTGCCGCCATGCAGTTCAGCTCGGGTGTCACCTCGTTCACCGGACTGGCATCCAGTCCGCTGACCTGGCTCATCGTAATCCTCGCGTTGGGCACGCTGACCGCGGTGTCGGCATTCTTCGGCATCAACAAGGGCATGCGCCGGATCAGCGAGACCAATTCCATCCTCAGCATCGTACTGGTCGTTGCCGTGTTCGTCTTCGGGCCGACGCTGTTCATCATCTCGAGCCTGTCGCAGACCTTCGGCTCGTTCATCACCAACTTCATTCCAATGAGCTTCTGGACGGACTCGTCGATCACCGCCGAGCCGCTCGAGAGCTGGCAGGACAGCTGGAACGGCTGGTGGACGGTCTTCATCTGGTGCTGGGTCATTGCCTTCTCGCCGTTCGTTGCCGGCTTCATCGCCCGCATCTCCCGCGGACGGACCATTCGCGAATTCGTCATCGGCGTCACCGTGATTCCTTCCCTGATCGTGATGATCTGGATCGGTGTCATTGGCTCCTCCGCCATCTACTACGACGACAAGACCGATAGGGGAGTATCGGCGGCCGTGGCCGAGGAGACCTCCAGCGGCCTGTTCGTGATGCTCGAGTCCATCCCGATCATCGGCGGGCTGCTGCTGGTCGTGGCCACCATCTTGGTGGCAACCTACTACGTCACGTCACTGGACTCGGGCACCTATGCGCTGGCCGAATTCGTCTCCGCACCCAAGAAGTCCGGACCGGGCTTCCGTGTGGTCCTGGTGGCCAGCATCGCGGCCGTCGCCGTGGTGCTGTTGACGCTGGGCGGAACCGCGGTGATCGACACGGTGCAGACCGGCACCATCATCGGCGCCTTCCCGTTCTCCTTCGTGATTCTGCTGATGATTGCCAACCTCATCCGCCGGCTCATCAAGCGCGACAAGGGCATCCGGCGGCTGGAAAAGGAAGTCAACGACCCGAGTCCCACCAAGCGCGTCGAATACCTGCCCAGCGGTGAGGCTGTCTTGGTCAGCCACGAGCACGCACCCGCGGAGCAGGCTCCGGGGAGCGGCGGAAAGTAG
- a CDS encoding creatininase, whose protein sequence is MQSVYLEDIDAETYAAYVSQPHATVIIPAGATEQHGPHMPLGVDAMLSRAISGAVAEKLGALVAPTLSYGYKSQPRSGGGNHRVGTTSLSGATLTGQVEDIARSFMAQGFTKVVILNGHFENYQFIYEGLEVAVGRARETGADARAMLLSYWDFVGEETLEAVFPDGFLGWDIEHGGVLETSLMLLLHPSKVDMSRAVDHPPALLKPYDIFPEDPARTPASGCLSSPRGASADRGRLLLDAVVDGVASAIEAEYSLPVAVLGVK, encoded by the coding sequence ATGCAATCGGTTTACCTGGAAGATATCGACGCCGAAACGTACGCCGCATACGTGTCCCAACCGCATGCGACGGTCATCATCCCCGCCGGCGCCACCGAACAGCACGGCCCCCACATGCCGCTGGGTGTCGACGCCATGCTTTCGCGCGCCATTTCCGGTGCGGTGGCCGAGAAGCTTGGCGCGCTGGTGGCACCCACCCTGTCCTATGGATACAAATCCCAGCCGCGCTCCGGGGGAGGGAACCACCGAGTCGGGACCACGAGCCTGAGCGGGGCAACCCTGACCGGTCAGGTGGAAGACATTGCCCGGTCCTTCATGGCCCAGGGATTCACCAAGGTGGTCATCCTCAACGGCCACTTCGAGAACTACCAGTTCATCTACGAGGGCCTGGAAGTTGCCGTTGGCCGTGCCCGTGAGACCGGAGCAGATGCGCGGGCCATGTTGCTGTCCTACTGGGACTTCGTCGGTGAGGAAACCCTGGAAGCGGTCTTTCCCGACGGTTTCCTTGGCTGGGACATCGAGCACGGCGGCGTGCTGGAAACCTCGCTGATGCTCCTGCTGCATCCCTCGAAGGTCGACATGTCCCGTGCGGTTGACCACCCGCCTGCCCTGCTCAAGCCCTACGACATCTTCCCGGAGGATCCCGCGCGAACACCGGCCAGCGGATGTCTGTCCTCCCCCAGGGGCGCCAGCGCCGATCGAGGCCGGCTTCTGCTCGACGCCGTGGTCGATGGCGTGGCCTCTGCCATCGAGGCCGAGTACTCGCTTCCCGTCGCCGTCCTGGGGGTGAAGTAG
- a CDS encoding purine-cytosine permease family protein → MSRKAASSSESVTHEVEDSLQPIPESARTTKLSGQFWIWAGANVAPINWILGALGIHLGLGLADTLTVLIAGNVIGMLGFGFFVILGQKTGATGMLLARGAFGRRGAYLPAAIQAVIAIGWSAVNTWVILDLIMALFGMIGWVDPTAGNMLWRIATAAVIMTIQVIICYRGYKAIARFERITMPPTIIVLIAMSILAWTQLDIDWGYQGPVGEVLTGMPRIAAMSSIMTAIGIGWGIGWFTYAPDYSRFVSKRIKQHKLYLVSVLGQFLPVVWLGILGASLATKNGTADPGQLIVESFGTLSIPVILLVIHGPIATNIINMYTFGVATQALDINVSRKKLSILVGVLAMGAVIAFLFATDFAEVLHNWIIAIAAWVATWGGIMAVHYFVFERRHKDFSYLFLDPRSTKLKAFNPAAFIAFAGGIFMTWMCMYGSVPALQGPIATAVGGIDFSWLAGTATSAGLYFVLGYARFKSRIERGVPLGLKLGCSDEEFIRQHGSAEFLLAEQRIEDHVPDDASLLTQDQPPARPLAAPAEHEPGGDSAKHRIGS, encoded by the coding sequence ATGAGTAGAAAAGCAGCCAGTTCGTCGGAGAGTGTGACCCATGAGGTCGAGGATTCTCTCCAGCCCATTCCCGAATCGGCCAGAACCACCAAGCTTTCCGGGCAGTTCTGGATCTGGGCCGGGGCCAACGTTGCCCCCATCAACTGGATCCTCGGTGCCCTCGGCATCCACCTGGGTCTCGGGCTCGCCGACACCCTGACCGTCCTGATCGCCGGAAACGTCATCGGCATGCTGGGCTTCGGGTTCTTCGTCATCTTGGGGCAGAAGACCGGGGCCACCGGCATGCTGCTGGCCCGCGGCGCCTTCGGGCGACGCGGGGCCTACCTGCCGGCAGCCATCCAGGCGGTCATCGCCATCGGGTGGTCCGCGGTCAATACCTGGGTCATCCTGGACCTGATCATGGCCTTGTTCGGCATGATCGGCTGGGTCGATCCCACCGCGGGCAACATGCTGTGGCGCATCGCCACCGCCGCGGTGATCATGACCATCCAGGTCATCATCTGTTACCGGGGCTACAAGGCCATTGCCCGCTTCGAGCGCATCACCATGCCGCCGACCATCATCGTGCTGATCGCCATGTCAATCCTGGCGTGGACGCAGTTGGACATCGACTGGGGCTACCAGGGTCCGGTCGGCGAAGTCCTCACCGGCATGCCGCGCATTGCGGCCATGTCCTCGATCATGACGGCCATCGGCATCGGGTGGGGCATCGGCTGGTTCACCTACGCACCGGACTACTCCCGGTTCGTCTCCAAGCGCATCAAGCAGCACAAGCTCTACCTGGTCAGCGTCCTGGGCCAGTTCCTCCCCGTTGTGTGGCTTGGGATCCTGGGTGCCAGCCTCGCCACCAAGAACGGCACGGCCGACCCCGGCCAGCTCATCGTCGAGTCCTTCGGCACCCTGTCGATCCCGGTGATCCTGCTGGTGATCCACGGGCCCATCGCCACCAACATCATCAACATGTACACCTTCGGGGTGGCCACCCAGGCCCTTGACATCAACGTCTCGCGCAAGAAGCTGTCCATCCTGGTCGGTGTGCTGGCCATGGGCGCGGTCATCGCGTTCCTCTTCGCGACGGACTTCGCCGAGGTCCTGCATAACTGGATCATCGCCATCGCGGCGTGGGTTGCGACATGGGGCGGCATCATGGCGGTGCACTACTTTGTCTTCGAGCGTCGTCACAAGGACTTCTCCTACTTGTTCCTGGATCCCAGGTCCACCAAGCTCAAGGCCTTCAACCCGGCTGCCTTCATTGCTTTCGCCGGCGGCATCTTCATGACGTGGATGTGCATGTACGGTTCGGTGCCCGCGCTCCAGGGTCCCATTGCCACCGCTGTCGGCGGCATCGACTTCTCCTGGCTGGCCGGAACGGCCACCAGTGCCGGACTGTACTTCGTCCTGGGCTACGCCCGTTTCAAGTCCCGCATTGAGCGCGGCGTTCCCCTCGGCCTGAAACTCGGTTGCTCCGACGAGGAGTTCATCCGCCAGCACGGCAGCGCGGAATTCCTGCTCGCCGAACAGCGGATCGAAGACCACGTGCCCGACGATGCCAGCCTGCTGACGCAGGATCAGCCCCCGGCACGGCCCTTGGCGGCGCCGGCGGAGCATGAGCCAGGCGGCGACTCCGCCAAGCACCGGATCGGATCCTAG